A single genomic interval of Sporosarcina sp. ANT_H38 harbors:
- a CDS encoding bifunctional 2-polyprenyl-6-hydroxyphenol methylase/3-demethylubiquinol 3-O-methyltransferase UbiG: MTNSWHERFSTKEYVYGKEPNEFLVEAAQQLPKGKALCIAEGEGRNSVYLATLGFDVTAWDYAPAGLEKTKQFADEKGVVVKTELRDLSEVIWEEEQWDAIVHIFGHFPGNVMNRTLSGIKRALKPGGFYISELYTKDQIDYGTGGPRVEEMLCDPVQMLEQFEGYFVKHFHIGEVNRVEGQLHTGTAHVVQSMFQKREEE, translated from the coding sequence ATGACGAACAGTTGGCATGAGCGTTTTTCCACAAAAGAATATGTCTATGGCAAAGAACCCAACGAATTTCTCGTGGAGGCGGCACAGCAGTTGCCTAAGGGTAAAGCGCTATGTATCGCAGAAGGAGAAGGTCGAAACTCTGTTTACTTAGCGACGCTTGGTTTCGACGTGACGGCATGGGATTATGCGCCAGCCGGACTGGAGAAAACCAAGCAGTTTGCAGATGAAAAAGGCGTCGTCGTAAAAACAGAACTTCGAGATTTGTCGGAAGTGATCTGGGAAGAAGAACAATGGGATGCTATCGTCCACATCTTTGGGCATTTCCCGGGAAACGTTATGAACCGTACGTTATCAGGTATAAAAAGGGCATTGAAACCAGGCGGCTTTTATATAAGCGAACTGTATACGAAAGATCAAATCGACTATGGAACAGGCGGCCCGCGTGTCGAAGAAATGCTGTGTGATCCAGTTCAGATGCTGGAACAATTCGAGGGTTATTTCGTCAAACACTTCCATATTGGGGAAGTCAATCGTGTGGAAGGCCAGCTACATACTGGAACCGCACACGTCGTACAAAGTATGTTTCAAAAAAGAGAGGAAGAGTAA
- a CDS encoding amidohydrolase, with the protein MKTLWHNGTMYTMEQEGDQVEALLTENGKISAVGTYEDLKERADNEIDLQGSVLYPGFVDSHMHMIGHGEKLLSLDLSKASSADDMMDMLINAYPDLKSDEWFIGEGWNENNFPDKKILTRYELDKVTDSPMILKRTCRHAALANSKALELAGISKDTLDPEDGAIMRDANGEPTGYLKEGAQEMVLALIPEPTEESLTRALDKSVDDLLSLGLTGGVTDDLGYYGDYKNPLQAFKNVIGKQKKFRAHLLRRSTVFKQLMEERATYNEPWIDPGEVKFFIDGALGGKTALLSKPYADTPETSGMTVITDEEIDAIVALAREYGEAIAVHVIGDAAAEKALDVIEKYPVPTGKRDRLIHVNVLREDLVERMEKLPVILDIQPVFVSSDFPWVMNRLGEDRLDWAYAWKKLLDRGFICGGGSDAPVEEVDPLLGIYAAAARRKPGETHEGYLPNEKLSRFEAVGLFTTGSAGTIGKADVRGKLAPGFDADFTVLDRDLFQVKDEEIVNATVMLTVIAGEVMYRGDEH; encoded by the coding sequence ATGAAAACACTTTGGCATAACGGCACGATGTATACGATGGAACAAGAAGGCGACCAAGTTGAGGCACTGCTCACAGAAAACGGTAAGATTAGTGCAGTTGGTACATATGAGGATTTAAAAGAACGAGCAGATAATGAAATTGATTTACAAGGTTCCGTTCTTTATCCAGGATTCGTCGATAGTCATATGCATATGATTGGCCACGGTGAAAAGTTACTGAGTCTGGATTTATCGAAGGCATCGTCCGCTGATGACATGATGGACATGCTTATAAATGCTTACCCCGATTTAAAATCAGATGAATGGTTTATCGGAGAGGGTTGGAATGAAAACAATTTTCCAGATAAAAAGATACTTACACGTTATGAATTGGATAAGGTGACGGATTCCCCTATGATTTTGAAGCGAACATGCCGGCATGCTGCACTCGCAAATTCAAAAGCACTTGAGCTGGCAGGTATTTCAAAAGATACACTCGATCCTGAAGACGGTGCCATTATGCGCGATGCGAACGGTGAACCGACGGGCTACTTGAAAGAGGGAGCGCAGGAAATGGTGCTAGCCCTCATTCCGGAGCCGACAGAAGAATCATTGACACGGGCTTTAGACAAATCCGTTGATGATTTGCTGTCACTTGGATTAACAGGGGGCGTAACAGATGATCTTGGTTATTACGGCGATTACAAAAATCCGCTACAAGCGTTCAAAAACGTTATTGGTAAACAGAAGAAATTCCGCGCACATCTATTGCGACGGTCAACTGTATTCAAGCAATTGATGGAAGAACGAGCTACTTATAATGAACCTTGGATTGATCCAGGCGAAGTGAAGTTTTTCATCGACGGAGCACTTGGGGGTAAAACTGCATTGTTAAGTAAACCGTATGCAGATACGCCGGAAACGTCCGGTATGACAGTCATTACAGACGAAGAAATCGATGCGATAGTCGCTCTCGCACGCGAGTATGGAGAAGCGATTGCTGTCCATGTCATTGGGGATGCAGCTGCTGAAAAAGCACTCGATGTGATTGAGAAGTACCCGGTACCTACTGGCAAACGTGATCGACTTATTCATGTAAATGTCTTGCGTGAAGATCTAGTCGAGCGGATGGAAAAACTGCCAGTCATCCTTGATATACAGCCGGTGTTTGTGTCGTCAGACTTCCCGTGGGTCATGAATCGTTTAGGGGAGGACCGTCTTGACTGGGCTTATGCTTGGAAAAAGTTACTGGACCGTGGGTTCATTTGCGGTGGTGGTTCGGATGCACCGGTTGAGGAGGTTGATCCATTGCTTGGCATATATGCAGCGGCGGCGCGTCGGAAACCTGGAGAAACCCATGAAGGCTATTTGCCTAATGAAAAATTGAGTCGCTTTGAAGCGGTCGGTTTATTTACAACGGGAAGTGCAGGCACAATCGGGAAAGCGGATGTTCGCGGTAAGCTTGCGCCAGGATTCGATGCTGATTTCACTGTGCTCGACAGGGATTTATTCCAAGTGAAAGATGAAGAGATAGTGAACGCAACTGTTATGCTGACTGTTATCGCAGGTGAAGTGATGTATAGAGGTGATGAACATTAA
- a CDS encoding YwbE family protein gives MSGQNRADVTPGLKVAVILKKDQRSGVKTEGVVKDLLTNSSFHPHGIKVRLEDGQVGRVCEIL, from the coding sequence ATGAGTGGACAGAATCGTGCAGATGTAACACCTGGTTTAAAAGTGGCAGTCATCTTGAAAAAAGATCAACGGTCGGGTGTGAAGACTGAAGGAGTCGTTAAAGATTTACTGACGAACTCAAGCTTCCACCCGCACGGCATTAAAGTACGCTTGGAAGACGGACAAGTTGGACGGGTTTGCGAGATATTGTAA
- a CDS encoding aminoglycoside phosphotransferase family protein — protein sequence MNIKKAKNWVENEIDVAVQSMKRLPGSTSSILYEVTTDNSTLVLRQFDNMEWLSEEPDLVQHESTSLKHASANGLPAPLLIAFDEAGKASGLPSVLMTKVEGKVEILPDDFNKWTDGLAEILAKIHRITADDFPWVYESYTNRDEIEIPEWTKKPDKWQAAFDRLKAETPAFKETFIHRDFHPTNVLWLDGEVTGVVDWPNACRGPVGIDVGHCRVNLALLYSVEIADLFLTAYEKHAGSTFTYNSYWDIVSAFDILEGPPTVYSGWATFGVTGLTDAMMEERLDAFVESLVFMG from the coding sequence ATGAACATTAAGAAAGCAAAGAACTGGGTAGAGAATGAAATAGATGTCGCTGTTCAGTCAATGAAACGACTTCCGGGTAGCACATCTTCCATCCTTTATGAAGTGACAACGGACAACTCGACGCTTGTTTTACGTCAGTTCGACAATATGGAATGGCTCTCGGAAGAACCCGATCTCGTCCAACATGAGTCGACGAGTCTCAAACATGCATCAGCTAACGGACTTCCGGCACCATTACTTATTGCGTTTGATGAAGCAGGAAAGGCGAGTGGGTTGCCGTCTGTGCTCATGACGAAAGTTGAAGGGAAGGTTGAAATTTTACCGGATGATTTCAATAAATGGACGGATGGTTTAGCGGAAATACTGGCGAAAATTCATCGGATAACAGCGGATGACTTTCCATGGGTATATGAATCCTATACAAATCGTGATGAGATTGAAATACCAGAGTGGACAAAAAAACCAGATAAGTGGCAGGCTGCATTTGACCGATTAAAAGCCGAGACACCAGCATTCAAGGAGACATTCATTCACCGAGATTTCCATCCTACAAATGTATTGTGGCTAGATGGTGAAGTGACTGGAGTCGTTGATTGGCCGAACGCATGTCGCGGTCCAGTTGGGATAGATGTTGGTCATTGTCGGGTCAATCTTGCGCTATTGTATAGCGTGGAAATAGCAGATTTATTTTTGACAGCCTATGAAAAGCATGCCGGTTCTACGTTTACATACAATTCGTATTGGGACATTGTGTCGGCATTCGATATTCTTGAAGGCCCTCCGACTGTTTATAGCGGATGGGCGACTTTTGGTGTAACCGGGTTGACGGATGCAATGATGGAAGAGCGACTGGATGCATTTGTGGAAAGTCTCGTTTTCATGGGATGA